The proteins below come from a single Calditrichota bacterium genomic window:
- a CDS encoding NYN domain-containing protein: MARPKVIIDGYNMIHAVPDLAARLKQDLGSARIALLQRLCSYVSNRNLELVVVFDGAQVHPVEDARAAPPGVRVLFSRPPQTADSLIEHLLHNEAHPRSVTLVSADRRLGDVARERGTSVLSPAQFLKRMDKRPRGEDLADHKFGRELSEEEMAEWLALFGERMPRTPRL; this comes from the coding sequence ATGGCCAGGCCAAAGGTCATCATTGACGGCTACAACATGATTCATGCAGTGCCCGACCTTGCGGCGCGACTGAAGCAGGACCTTGGCAGCGCGCGCATTGCCCTCCTGCAACGGCTTTGCTCTTACGTAAGCAATCGCAACCTCGAGCTGGTGGTCGTGTTCGATGGCGCGCAGGTGCACCCGGTGGAAGATGCGCGAGCGGCCCCGCCGGGGGTACGCGTGCTCTTTTCGCGTCCACCGCAGACCGCCGACTCGCTCATCGAACATCTGCTGCATAACGAGGCACACCCCCGCAGTGTGACCCTGGTGAGTGCCGACCGACGCCTGGGGGATGTGGCACGAGAGCGCGGCACGTCGGTACTGTCGCCCGCGCAGTTCCTCAAGAGGATGGACAAGCGGCCGCGCGGCGAAGACCTTGCCGATCACAAGTTCGGCCGCGAGCTCAGTGAGGAGGAAATGGCGGAATGGCTCGCTCTGTTTGGCGAGAGAATGCCGCGCACACCTCGCCTCTGA